Proteins from a single region of Trichoplusia ni isolate ovarian cell line Hi5 chromosome 3, tn1, whole genome shotgun sequence:
- the LOC113508850 gene encoding venom carboxylesterase-6-like, with amino-acid sequence MKSLVVVLLIIKCVAGSAVSREGPLVSTPKGQIRGVRAEDGDYDSYLGIPYALVDEEDPFGPSTPHPDFEGTFDAVIGGVECIQASNSPATGIIQCLQLDVFVPNNPQSTALLPVMVYIHGGAFVVGSKAEATPQFLVKHDVILVSINYRLGLYGFLCTSEPEYKNVGLKDQVLALKWIKENIESFGGDPDKITAFGMSAGGTSVDLHLLTSEGLINRAILMSGTALMSWLNFEVNDEMPISLAKHFDYTGNDVKGAIEFLSTVNADEAVTAADRLDYVSDGRGYPKTLPCVETESENAFLTNYPVNMQPKVKGMDIMIGYASKEMMFMYPNADDVQFYRDYSFDFELLFEFDEPHGVNTVRQFYIGDEAPNENLQDEIIDYGSDRAFVHPAERSVTKYLDSEANNVYKYLFSYVGDRNILKIMLGLTAEGACHADDLGYLFDVPLIANVPRTEADQRIIDAMTKMWTDFAKYGNPTPESTELIPEWKPVDKKQRPYLNIDNSISLESRAFNKRIAFWDLYYKLHGDKVRGYEAIEDNEEGGNEEGGNEEDGNEENDDGNNGSTSVIPVAFLSIITLCVTLLM; translated from the exons ATGAAGAGTCTGGTGGTAGTTCTGCTGATCATCAAATGTGTTGCTGGGTCAGCAGTGAGCAGAGAGGGTCCTCTGGTGAGCACTCCCAAGGGGCAGATAAGAGGAGTGCGCGCAGAGGATGGAGACTACGACTCGTACTTGGGGATACCGTACGCGCTTGTGGATGAAGAAGACCCTTTTGGG ccTTCAACCCCACATCCGGACTTCGAGGGCACATTCGATGCTGTGATCGGTGGAGTTGAATGTATCCAGGCATCCAACAGTCCCGCTACAGGCATCATCCAATGTCTCCAGCTCGATGTCTTCGTGCCAAACAACCCGCAATCCACCGCACTATTACCAGTAATGGTCTACATCCACGGCGGGGCATTCGTCGTAGGAAGCAAAGCTGAAGCAACACCACAATTCTTAGTTAAACATGACGTCATCCTTGTTTCAATTAACTATAGACTCGGTTTATACGGTTTCCTGTGCACAAGCGAACCTGAATACAAAAACGTTGGACTCAAAGATCAGGTGCTTGCTCTAAAATGGATCAAAGAGAATATTGAAAGTTTTGGTGGAGACCCTGATAAGATAACTGCGTTTGGAATGTCAGCGGGGGGGACCAGCGTTGATCTTCATTTGCTAACTAGTGAAGGATTAATCAACAGAGCTATCCTCATGAGCGGTACTGCTTTGATGTCTTGGTTAAATTTTGAAGTTAATGATGAAATGCCTATAAGTTTAGCGAAGCATTTTGACTACACTGGTAACGATGTAAAAGGAGCTATAGAATTTCTTAGCACTGTCAATGCGGATGAAGCTGTAACAGCAGCTGATCGTTTGGACTATGTGTCTGATGGTCGGGGTTACCCTAAAACTCTGCCTTGTGTAGAAACAGAATCAGAAAATGCTTTTCTTACAAATTATCCTGTTAACATGCAACCAAAAGTTAAAGGAATGGACATCATGATTGGTTACGCAAGCAAAGAGATGATGTTCATGTACCCAAACGCTGACGATGTACAGTTCTATAGAGATTACTCATTTGATTTCGAATTACTTTTCGAGTTTGACGAACCTCACGGCGTAAATACCGTCAGACAATTTTACATTGGAGATGAAGCACCAAATGAAAATTTACAAGACGAGATTATAGACTACGGTTCAGATAGAGCTTTTGTTCACCCAGCTGAGCGTAGCGTTACTAAGTATCTCGATTCTGAAGCtaacaatgtttacaaatacCTGTTTTCATACGTTGGTGATAGGAACATTCTTAAGATAATGCTTGGTCTGACTGCGGAAGGCGCTTGTCATGCGGACGACTTGGGATACTTATTTGATGTGCCACTCATAGCGAATGTGCCCAGAACTGAAGCTGATCAGAGAATCATTGATGCGATGACGAAAATGTGGACAGACTTCGCTAAATACGG AAACCCGACACCAGAGTCAACAGAATTGATTCCAGAGTGGAAGCCCGTAGACAAGAAACAGCGGCCATATTTGAACATTGACAATTCTATTTCGCTTGAGAGTCGTGCGTTTAACAAGAGAATTGCTTTCTGGGATCTGTATTATAAATTGCATGGAGATAAAGTCAGGGGTTACGAAGCTATTGAAGACAATGAGGAAGGTGGCAATGAGGAGGGGGGTAATGAAGAAGATGGAAATGAAGAAAACGACGATGGGAACAATGGTAGCACTAGTGTTATACCTGTAGCATTTTTATCCATAATCACTTTATGTGTAACTTTATTGATGTAG
- the LOC113508852 gene encoding esterase FE4-like, whose product MKSLMLVLLIIKYVAGSAVSREGPLVSTPKGQIRGVRAEDGDYDGYYGIPYALVDEDNPFGPSTPYPDFEDIFDADTDGVHCIQASNSPVTGVIQCLQLNVYVPNSPQSNEPKAVMVFIHGGAFLVGHKSELSPRFLLKQDVIIVSINYRLGLHGFLCSSRPGFKNAGLKDQVLAFQWVKDNIAAFGGDADKVTIFGMSAGAMSLDYHLHATENLAQRAILMSGTAMTTWTLAEENDYMPIDIAIELGFSGDDVIEAIEFLSRVDPVEAVEAANRLHYLADEEGYPVAMPCVERDSDSGILTDYPVNLQPKVKGMDIMIGTANKEVMFMYPNADNLHFYRTYSFNRELMYEFHEAHDVDIVRQFYIGDEQPNESLQDAILDYASDVSFVHSAERTVDKYLNAEANSVYKYLFSYEGERNFVKVLFGLTASGACHADDLGYVFDPPEFAGMPVTETDQRVIDAMTKMWTDFAKYGNPTPQPTDSIPEWRPVDEVQRPYMNIGNPIRAESRVFSDRMAFWDLYYELHGDKVRGYGSGEYRQFVEGGH is encoded by the exons ATGAAGTCTCTGATGTTAGTTCTGCTGATAATCAAATATGTTGCTGGGTCAGCAGTGAGTAGAGAGGGTCCTCTGGTGAGCACTCCTAAGGGGCAGATAAGAGGAGTGCGCGCAGAGGATGGAGACTACGACGGGTATTACGGAATACCGTACGCGCTGGTGGATGAGGATAACCCGTTTGGG CCTTCGACCCCGTACCCTGATTTCGAAGATATATTTGATGCCGATACCGATGGCGTCCACTGCATCCAAGCATCCAACAGTCCCGTCACCGGCGTCATCCAATGCCTGCAGCTCAACGTATATGTACCAAACTCACCCCAAAGTAATGAACCAAAGGCAGTTATGGTTTTTATACACGGCGGAGCATTCCTCGTTGGGCACAAATCAGAATTATCACCAAGATTCTTACTTAAACAAGACGTTATTATAGTCAGTATAAATTACCGATTAGGTTTGCATGGGTTCTTATGTTCAAGCAGACCTGGATTTAAAAATGCTGGGCTTAAAGATCAGGTTCTAGCTTTCCAATGGGTGAAAGATAATATCGCAGCTTTCGGTGGCGATGCTGATAAGGTGACTATTTTTGGAATGTCAGCTGGAGCGATGAGTCTAGACTATCATTTACATGCTACTGAGAACTTGGCTCAAAGAGCTATTCTCATGAGCGGTACGGCTATGACCACATGGACTCTTGCTGAGGAGAATGACTACATGCCTATAGACATAGCTATAGAGCTTGGGTTTAGTGGAGATGATGTCATAGAAGCAATAGAATTCCTAAGTAGAGTGGATCCAGTAGAAGCTGTAGAGGCAGCTAACCGCTTGCACTACTTGGCTGACGAAGAAGGTTACCCTGTGGCTATGCCTTGCGTTGAACGTGATTCAGACAGTGGAATCCTCACTGACTATCCTGTGAACTTGCAACCGAAAGTCAAAGGCATGGACATAATGATTGGCACAGCAAACAAAGAGGTTATGTTCATGTACCCGAATGCTgacaatttgcatttttatagaACGTACTCATTCAATCGCGAATTAATGTATGAGTTTCATGAAGCCCATGACGTAGACATCGTCAGACAATTTTACATCGGAGATGAACAACCGAACGAAAGCTTACAAGACGCTATATTAGATTACGCGTCAGATGTTTCTTTTGTACATTCTGCTGAGAGGACTGTGGATAAATATCTCAATGCTGAAGCTAATAGTGTATACAAATATCTGTTTTCTTACGAAGGTGAAAGGAACTTTGTTAAAGTATTATTCGGCCTAACTGCATCAGGCGCTTGCCACGCGGACGATTTGGGATATGTATTCGACCCACCAGAGTTTGCTGGTATGCCAGTAACTGAAACTGATCAGAGAGTCATTGATGCGATGACGAAAATGTGGACTGACTTCGCTAAATACGG GAACCCAACACCACAGCCAACTGATTCGATCCCCGAGTGGAGACCGGTCGATGAAGTCCAGCGACCATATATGAACATAGGCAATCCTATTAGAGCTGAGAGTCGCGTGTTCAGCGATAGAATGGCTTTCTGGGATCTATATTATGAACTCCATGGAGATAAAGTCAGGGGTTATGGATCAGGCGAATACAGACAATTTGTTGAGGGAGGTCACTAG